A stretch of the Flavobacterium sp. 5 genome encodes the following:
- a CDS encoding AI-2E family transporter has product MNQNNSNFYGYNFEKIADTIIRLGVLFLLIGWCYDILKPFVLIIVWAIVIAIAFSPVYERVVRLFKGRKVLATIFVALILLTLLVVPSILISQSLYEEINNFAHYYQTNEHLIPPPPETTKSWPTITKPIVEIWSSASEDISKVALKYSDQLKIAGAWLLLALAGIGKGILQFIVSIIIAMGLLLYSESLIKVSKNIFIKLIGTNGEHYADVTVITIRSVVKGFLGVALIQSLMAGAGFFFADVPFAGIFTIICLFLAIIQIGIGPIAIPIVIYTFSVADTTTATLLAVWIGITLISDNILKPIFLGRGNPPAPMLVIFLGAIGGFIFNGFIGLFLGAVILTLGYKFFLSWIDMEKDIELGEPLIDEKLEE; this is encoded by the coding sequence ATGAATCAAAACAACTCAAATTTCTACGGATATAATTTCGAAAAAATTGCCGATACTATTATACGGCTTGGTGTCCTTTTCCTGCTAATAGGCTGGTGTTATGACATTTTAAAACCCTTTGTTTTAATTATAGTCTGGGCAATAGTTATCGCAATAGCCTTCAGTCCGGTTTACGAAAGAGTAGTTAGATTATTTAAAGGCCGAAAAGTCTTAGCCACCATATTTGTTGCACTAATATTACTTACACTTTTAGTCGTTCCTAGCATACTCATCTCACAATCCTTATACGAAGAAATCAATAATTTCGCCCATTACTATCAAACCAATGAGCACTTGATTCCACCACCGCCAGAAACCACTAAAAGCTGGCCAACCATCACAAAACCAATAGTAGAAATTTGGTCATCTGCTTCCGAAGATATTTCCAAAGTTGCACTTAAATATTCGGACCAATTAAAAATAGCCGGAGCTTGGCTATTGCTTGCTTTGGCGGGAATCGGAAAAGGAATTCTGCAATTTATTGTATCCATTATCATTGCGATGGGACTATTATTGTATTCTGAATCATTAATTAAAGTATCCAAAAATATTTTCATCAAACTAATTGGTACCAACGGAGAACATTATGCCGATGTGACTGTAATTACAATTCGTAGCGTTGTAAAAGGTTTTTTGGGAGTAGCCCTAATACAATCACTAATGGCAGGAGCGGGATTCTTCTTTGCCGATGTTCCTTTCGCGGGAATTTTTACAATAATTTGTCTTTTCCTAGCAATAATTCAAATCGGAATTGGACCAATTGCCATCCCAATTGTCATTTATACATTCTCTGTAGCCGACACTACTACCGCAACTTTACTAGCTGTATGGATAGGAATTACTTTGATTTCAGACAATATACTAAAACCAATATTCCTTGGAAGAGGTAATCCTCCTGCACCTATGCTCGTTATATTTCTTGGAGCGATTGGAGGATTTATTTTCAATGGATTCATTGGATTATTCTTGGGAGCAGTTATCCTAACGTTGGGTTATAAATTTTTCCTTTCATGGATAGATATGGAAAAAGACATAGAACTAGGCGAACCATTAATTGATGAAAAACTAGAAGAATAA
- a CDS encoding DNA alkylation repair protein — protein MATELKEMFNKKFYEHLATQFNKADAGFDTKQFVEAVTNGLESRSLNERLRFTTITLKNHLPADFKEAVQLLNTVIPNTAKGYTSLIFPDYVGQYGVHDFETSMEALTYYTQFGSSEFAIREFLKHDFDKTLEMMKLWAESPNHHIRRLASEGCRPRLPWAMALPELKKNPEPILSLLTILKSDSSEYVRRSVANNLNDIAKDNPQIVIEIATKWKGQSKETDAIIKHACRTLLKQGNIDILKHFGLDSSKVAVANFKIATPKVTIGNALEFSFFVQNNDDKPQTIRLEYAIYYLRQNGQLSKKVFKISERILESNQSLHINRKQSFKIITTRKFYTGQQMLSIIVNGEEKDSLTFELID, from the coding sequence ATGGCAACAGAATTGAAGGAGATGTTCAATAAAAAATTCTATGAGCATTTGGCAACCCAATTTAATAAAGCTGATGCAGGCTTTGACACTAAGCAATTTGTGGAAGCGGTTACAAACGGATTGGAAAGCAGATCTCTAAATGAACGCTTACGTTTCACTACGATAACACTCAAAAATCATCTTCCTGCAGATTTTAAAGAAGCTGTACAACTATTAAACACCGTAATTCCAAACACTGCCAAAGGGTACACTTCGCTTATTTTTCCTGATTATGTTGGGCAATATGGTGTTCATGATTTTGAAACATCAATGGAAGCATTGACCTATTACACACAGTTTGGTTCATCAGAATTTGCCATTCGGGAGTTTTTGAAACACGATTTTGACAAAACTCTTGAAATGATGAAACTATGGGCTGAATCTCCCAATCATCATATTCGAAGGCTTGCTTCCGAAGGCTGCAGACCTCGTTTGCCATGGGCAATGGCACTTCCTGAACTCAAAAAAAATCCAGAGCCTATTTTGTCTTTATTGACCATTCTAAAATCGGATTCATCCGAATATGTGAGACGAAGCGTTGCCAATAATCTGAACGATATTGCGAAAGATAATCCACAAATAGTTATTGAAATTGCCACCAAATGGAAAGGGCAAAGCAAAGAAACCGATGCGATAATCAAACACGCTTGCCGAACTCTTTTGAAACAAGGAAATATCGATATTTTAAAACACTTTGGGCTTGATAGTTCAAAAGTTGCTGTTGCCAATTTTAAAATAGCCACGCCAAAAGTAACTATTGGAAATGCTTTGGAGTTTTCATTCTTTGTTCAAAACAACGACGATAAACCTCAAACTATAAGACTTGAATATGCTATTTATTATCTTCGACAAAACGGACAGCTTTCAAAGAAAGTATTTAAAATAAGTGAACGAATTTTAGAGTCCAATCAATCTTTACACATTAACCGAAAGCAAAGTTTTAAAATAATAACTACTCGGAAATTTTACACAGGACAACAAATGCTTTCTATTATCGTAAACGGAGAAGAAAAAGATAGTCTTACCTTTGAATTGATTGACTAA
- the bla gene encoding class A beta-lactamase, subclass A2, producing MKRKTALTTALLLTFVFSNAQVPILKSKIENILKGKKATVGVSIVANHYKDTLNINGNEHLPMQSVYKFPIALAVLSEIDKKKFTLHQKIKITKNELPYHTWSPIRDEYPNGVTLTISDILRYTVSQSDNNGCDILLRFIGGTKVVEDYLSENKLTNISIKTTEEEMHQEWDVQYQNWATPIALNTLLIKSYDKTNTQILSKENYKFLWKAMTETSTGLKRLRGQLPKKTIVAHKTGLSGTNDKNVTAATNDIGVIVLPNGEPIFITVLVSDSTENAETNEKIISDIAKATWDYYLK from the coding sequence ATGAAAAGAAAAACCGCCTTAACAACTGCCTTATTATTGACATTTGTATTTTCGAATGCGCAAGTTCCGATTTTGAAAAGTAAAATTGAAAACATTTTAAAGGGCAAAAAAGCAACTGTTGGGGTTTCTATCGTTGCTAACCATTACAAAGACACTTTGAATATCAATGGAAACGAACATCTTCCGATGCAAAGCGTATATAAATTTCCTATTGCTCTTGCCGTTTTATCCGAAATTGACAAGAAGAAATTTACTTTACATCAAAAAATAAAAATTACAAAAAATGAGCTTCCTTACCATACCTGGAGTCCAATTAGAGATGAATATCCAAATGGAGTAACTTTGACAATTTCGGATATACTAAGATATACTGTATCTCAAAGTGACAATAATGGCTGTGATATCTTATTGCGCTTCATTGGCGGCACAAAAGTCGTTGAAGATTATTTATCAGAAAATAAACTGACCAATATTTCAATTAAAACAACCGAAGAAGAAATGCATCAGGAATGGGATGTTCAGTACCAAAATTGGGCCACACCAATTGCTTTGAATACGCTGCTAATAAAGTCATACGATAAAACAAACACCCAAATATTATCTAAAGAAAATTACAAATTCCTTTGGAAAGCGATGACCGAAACTTCAACTGGATTGAAAAGACTTAGAGGACAGCTCCCTAAAAAAACAATTGTAGCTCATAAAACAGGACTTTCGGGAACAAATGACAAAAATGTAACTGCGGCTACTAATGACATTGGAGTTATTGTATTACCGAATGGAGAACCAATTTTCATAACTGTTCTAGTCTCCGATTCAACTGAAAATGCTGAAACTAACGAAAAAATAATTTCAGACATTGCAAAAGCAACTTGGGATTATTATTTGAAATAA
- a CDS encoding GNAT family N-acetyltransferase, with protein MNYSFRKATTSEIPAIWNILQQAIARRKEDGSDQWQDGYPNPEVVKKDVDAGQGFVLTEGENIIGYTAVLVNDEPEYAKIIGEWLSNDTFVVFHRVAISENYLGKGLSKKILDFIEEFALSNNIYSVKADTNFDNIAMLKIFEKSGYKYCGKVYFRGGERKAFEKVLIKA; from the coding sequence ATGAATTATTCTTTCAGAAAAGCAACAACCTCCGAAATCCCTGCAATATGGAACATTTTACAACAGGCTATAGCTCGTAGAAAAGAAGATGGAAGCGATCAATGGCAAGATGGCTATCCTAATCCTGAGGTGGTAAAAAAAGACGTTGATGCAGGTCAGGGATTTGTTTTGACAGAAGGAGAAAACATTATAGGTTATACCGCAGTATTAGTAAATGACGAACCGGAATACGCAAAAATAATTGGTGAATGGTTATCGAATGACACCTTTGTTGTTTTCCACCGAGTGGCAATTTCAGAAAATTATCTGGGTAAAGGGTTATCCAAAAAGATACTGGATTTTATTGAAGAGTTTGCCCTAAGCAATAATATATACAGCGTTAAAGCAGATACCAATTTTGACAATATTGCCATGCTGAAAATCTTTGAAAAATCTGGTTACAAGTATTGTGGGAAGGTTTATTTTAGAGGAGGCGAAAGAAAGGCATTTGAAAAAGTACTTATTAAAGCCTAA
- a CDS encoding DUF1801 domain-containing protein, producing the protein MAKNKTTETEINVIDFINSYVNNDQKKKDSFRLIELMKEWTGFEPKMWGPTIIGFGSYHYKYKSGHEGDAPIIGFSPRKAEFSLYVFNPTEDNKHLLDDFGKFKMGKSCLYIKKLSDINTSTLEKLCKTTIVYINEHHECACKEK; encoded by the coding sequence ATGGCAAAAAATAAGACCACTGAAACTGAAATTAACGTAATCGACTTCATTAACTCTTATGTTAATAATGATCAAAAAAAGAAGGATAGTTTTCGATTAATTGAGTTAATGAAAGAATGGACAGGATTTGAACCTAAAATGTGGGGACCAACCATTATTGGATTTGGCAGCTACCATTACAAATATAAATCTGGACACGAAGGTGACGCTCCTATTATTGGTTTTTCCCCTCGGAAAGCAGAATTTTCACTTTATGTATTCAATCCAACCGAAGACAATAAACATTTATTAGACGACTTCGGAAAGTTTAAAATGGGTAAATCCTGCCTTTACATCAAAAAACTATCAGACATAAATACCTCTACTTTAGAAAAACTCTGCAAAACTACTATTGTGTATATCAATGAACATCATGAATGTGCATGTAAAGAAAAGTAG
- the glp gene encoding gephyrin-like molybdotransferase Glp produces the protein MISVQEAFSILQNNLPVLPKVECSLFEARKHILAQSLSSPINMPPFRQSAMDGYALCLHDALQYEVIGEVKAGDSHTVELLPGQAVKIFTGAAVPDSAQAVIQIEKITANGTQLVVDELVLPETNVRPIGEQISAGDLALEKGTLLNAAAIGFLAGLGFTKVSVYEKPKVGIVVTGNELSKPGTPLEYGKVYESNGIMLQSALMDGYYDAVTLYEVNDDFENTKNKLNEALTTNDVVLVSGGISVGDYDFVARALKELEVETLFYKVNQKPGKPLFAGKLKDKMVFALPGNPAACLTCFYVYVLPTLAILSGAEANYQQAVLLSIAHDYEVRNTRSQFLKANISNGEAEILTHQNSSMLNSFSVSNGLVYVPDGNYELKKGDKVEVYLL, from the coding sequence ATGATTTCTGTTCAAGAAGCCTTTTCGATATTACAAAATAATTTACCCGTTTTACCTAAAGTTGAATGTTCTCTTTTTGAAGCGAGAAAACATATTTTAGCGCAATCACTTTCATCACCAATTAATATGCCTCCTTTTCGACAATCGGCGATGGATGGATATGCTTTGTGTTTACATGATGCTTTGCAATATGAAGTTATTGGAGAAGTAAAAGCAGGAGATTCACATACTGTTGAATTGCTTCCTGGGCAAGCCGTAAAGATTTTTACGGGAGCAGCAGTACCCGATTCGGCACAGGCAGTTATTCAAATTGAAAAGATTACTGCTAATGGTACACAATTAGTAGTGGACGAATTAGTACTACCCGAAACTAATGTTAGACCAATAGGCGAACAAATTTCGGCTGGAGATTTAGCACTTGAAAAAGGTACCCTTTTGAATGCAGCTGCGATTGGTTTTTTGGCAGGACTTGGTTTTACAAAAGTTAGTGTGTATGAAAAACCAAAGGTTGGAATTGTAGTTACAGGAAATGAATTGTCTAAGCCCGGAACACCGCTTGAATATGGAAAAGTATATGAAAGCAATGGAATTATGCTCCAATCGGCATTGATGGATGGGTATTATGATGCTGTTACTTTGTATGAAGTCAATGATGATTTTGAAAACACCAAAAATAAATTAAATGAGGCCTTGACGACTAATGATGTTGTATTGGTTTCTGGAGGAATATCGGTTGGTGATTATGATTTTGTAGCACGAGCTTTGAAAGAACTTGAAGTAGAAACTTTATTTTATAAAGTGAATCAAAAACCTGGAAAGCCTTTGTTTGCTGGGAAATTAAAAGACAAAATGGTTTTTGCTTTACCAGGAAACCCAGCTGCTTGCCTAACTTGTTTTTATGTATATGTTTTGCCTACGTTGGCAATATTGTCTGGTGCCGAAGCCAATTATCAACAAGCAGTTTTGTTGTCTATTGCTCATGATTATGAAGTAAGAAATACGCGTTCTCAGTTTTTGAAAGCGAATATTAGTAATGGAGAAGCAGAAATTTTAACGCACCAAAATTCATCAATGCTGAACTCTTTTTCAGTTTCCAATGGATTAGTTTATGTTCCAGATGGTAATTATGAATTGAAAAAAGGAGATAAAGTTGAGGTGTATTTGTTGTAG
- the hemL gene encoding glutamate-1-semialdehyde 2,1-aminomutase translates to MIYKRSSELFAEAEKVIPGGVNSPVRAFKAVGGTPIFVQKAKGAYLYDEDGNKLIDYINSWGPMILGHAYEPVVEAVIEKAKLGTSFGMPTELETQIAALAVSMVPNIDKIRFVNSGTEACMSAVRLARGFTKRDKIIKFAGCYHGHSDSFLIQAGSGAVTFGSPNSPGVTAGTAKDTLLAKYNDLDNVKILIEANKNEIAAIIIEPVAGNMGCIPPVEGFLEGLRELCTANGILLIFDEVMTGFRLARGGVQELFNIKADIVCFGKVIGGGLPVGAFAARAEIMNYLAPLGPVYQAGTLSGNPLAMAAGLAMLQALDNDRAIFKRLEEKTAYLGAGIEKVLKANNVVFTINTIGSMISVHFDANPVTDFKSAAAGDNETFKKFFHGLVAEGVYIAPSAYETWFITDALTYEDLDFTINAIDKVSKTF, encoded by the coding sequence ATGATCTATAAAAGAAGCAGTGAACTTTTTGCTGAAGCAGAAAAAGTAATCCCAGGAGGGGTAAATTCGCCAGTAAGAGCTTTTAAAGCAGTAGGTGGAACACCAATATTTGTACAAAAAGCTAAAGGAGCTTATTTGTATGATGAAGACGGAAATAAATTAATCGATTATATTAATTCTTGGGGTCCTATGATTTTGGGTCATGCTTATGAGCCTGTTGTAGAAGCAGTAATTGAAAAAGCAAAACTTGGAACTTCTTTTGGAATGCCTACAGAATTGGAAACTCAAATCGCTGCTTTAGCCGTTTCGATGGTTCCTAATATTGATAAAATTAGATTTGTGAATTCGGGTACTGAAGCTTGTATGAGTGCTGTGCGTTTGGCTCGCGGATTTACTAAAAGAGATAAAATTATCAAATTTGCAGGTTGTTATCACGGTCATTCCGATTCGTTTTTGATTCAGGCGGGTAGTGGAGCAGTAACTTTTGGATCGCCAAATAGTCCAGGTGTAACAGCAGGAACGGCTAAAGATACCTTATTGGCTAAATACAATGATTTAGATAATGTAAAGATTCTAATTGAAGCCAACAAAAATGAAATTGCAGCTATAATTATAGAGCCAGTTGCAGGAAACATGGGATGTATTCCTCCTGTTGAAGGGTTTTTGGAAGGATTGCGTGAACTGTGTACAGCTAACGGAATTTTATTGATTTTTGATGAGGTAATGACAGGTTTTAGATTGGCTAGAGGTGGAGTTCAGGAACTCTTTAACATCAAAGCTGATATTGTTTGTTTCGGAAAAGTAATTGGAGGAGGATTGCCAGTTGGAGCTTTTGCGGCCCGTGCCGAAATCATGAATTACCTAGCACCACTTGGGCCTGTTTATCAGGCAGGAACTTTGTCTGGAAACCCATTGGCTATGGCTGCAGGATTAGCAATGTTACAAGCATTAGATAATGACAGAGCAATTTTCAAAAGATTGGAAGAGAAAACGGCTTATTTAGGAGCAGGAATCGAAAAAGTATTGAAAGCGAATAATGTTGTGTTTACTATTAACACAATTGGTTCTATGATTTCAGTACATTTTGATGCGAATCCTGTAACTGATTTTAAATCTGCCGCAGCAGGAGACAATGAGACATTCAAGAAGTTTTTCCACGGATTAGTAGCTGAAGGAGTGTATATCGCGCCATCTGCTTATGAAACTTGGTTTATTACTGATGCATTGACGTACGAGGATTTGGATTTTACTATTAATGCAATAGATAAAGTCTCCAAAACGTTCTAA
- a CDS encoding glucosaminidase domain-containing protein translates to MVKKIFLFLLIATFISCGSSKSTIQTTKKPVGWKYSKPIQNGSGSSKSQTKSTSEIVNGYIAQYNSVAMSNMKAYGIPASIILAQGILESGAGQSDLAITANNHFGIKCHDWTGDKVYKDDDTANECFRKYNQASESFKDHAMVLTGKNRYANLFKLSKGDYKAWAKGLREAGYATDPKYPEKLINYIETYNLHEYDNKVLGKGNQKEESKVLIKDDFGSDQANLYEIQKGDTFYSVSKKFNLTVEELKQKNNLSDNALSIGQKLIVK, encoded by the coding sequence ATGGTCAAGAAAATATTTTTATTTCTCTTAATTGCAACTTTCATAAGTTGTGGCTCTTCAAAATCAACAATTCAAACTACAAAAAAACCTGTGGGATGGAAGTACTCCAAACCAATTCAAAACGGTAGTGGGAGTTCTAAATCCCAAACAAAGTCAACCAGTGAAATAGTTAACGGGTACATTGCACAATATAATAGTGTTGCGATGAGTAATATGAAAGCATACGGAATTCCCGCCAGTATTATCTTGGCACAAGGAATTTTAGAATCAGGTGCAGGACAAAGTGATTTAGCTATAACTGCAAATAATCATTTTGGAATAAAATGTCATGACTGGACAGGAGATAAAGTTTATAAAGATGACGATACTGCTAATGAGTGTTTCAGAAAGTACAATCAAGCTTCGGAGTCGTTTAAGGATCATGCTATGGTGTTAACAGGTAAAAATAGATATGCCAACTTGTTTAAATTATCAAAAGGAGATTATAAAGCGTGGGCAAAAGGATTGCGTGAAGCAGGCTATGCTACCGATCCAAAATACCCTGAAAAGCTAATTAATTATATCGAAACCTATAATTTGCATGAGTATGACAACAAGGTTTTAGGAAAAGGGAATCAAAAGGAAGAATCCAAGGTGTTAATAAAGGATGATTTTGGTTCAGACCAAGCCAATTTGTATGAGATTCAAAAAGGAGATACTTTTTACTCCGTTTCGAAGAAATTTAATTTAACAGTTGAAGAATTAAAACAGAAAAATAATCTTAGCGACAATGCACTTTCAATAGGACAGAAGTTGATTGTGAAATAG
- a CDS encoding 1-aminocyclopropane-1-carboxylate deaminase/D-cysteine desulfhydrase, protein MNQILPLELPNGISLEIKREDLLHPFISGNKFRKLKYNLLQAKSEGLETVLTFGGAYSNHISAVAYAGKEQGFKTIGVIRGDELGDKITENPTLKFAQDCGMQFEFVSREAYRLKTEPDFIAKLKDKFGSFYLVPEGGTNEYAIKGCEEILTDKDANFDFVCCAVGTGGTISGIINSALPHQKVLGFPALKGDFLKDEIRKFATNQNWELVTDYHFGGYGKVNEELVQFINQFYQQTQIPLDPIYTGKMVFGVIDLIQKNWFLDNAKILMIHTGGLQGIQGMNTILKSKNKTLIEVQ, encoded by the coding sequence TTGAATCAAATACTTCCACTCGAATTACCAAATGGAATTTCTCTTGAAATAAAAAGAGAGGATTTGCTTCATCCCTTTATATCAGGAAATAAATTCAGGAAACTAAAATACAATTTACTTCAGGCCAAATCGGAAGGTTTAGAAACTGTACTTACTTTTGGAGGTGCATATTCTAATCATATTTCAGCAGTTGCTTATGCTGGAAAAGAACAAGGTTTTAAAACTATTGGTGTAATTCGTGGTGATGAATTGGGTGATAAAATTACTGAAAACCCAACTTTGAAATTTGCTCAGGATTGTGGTATGCAATTTGAATTTGTATCCAGAGAAGCTTATCGACTTAAAACGGAACCTGATTTTATAGCCAAGCTAAAAGATAAATTTGGTTCTTTTTATTTAGTACCCGAAGGAGGGACTAACGAGTATGCTATCAAGGGATGTGAAGAGATATTGACAGACAAAGATGCTAATTTCGATTTTGTATGTTGTGCCGTAGGAACTGGCGGAACTATTTCTGGGATTATCAATAGTGCTTTGCCACACCAAAAAGTTTTGGGATTTCCAGCATTAAAAGGAGACTTTTTAAAAGATGAAATTCGTAAATTTGCCACCAATCAAAATTGGGAGTTAGTAACTGATTATCATTTTGGCGGTTACGGAAAGGTAAATGAAGAATTGGTACAGTTTATCAATCAGTTTTATCAGCAAACACAAATTCCTTTGGATCCCATTTATACAGGAAAGATGGTTTTTGGCGTTATAGATTTAATACAAAAGAACTGGTTTCTTGATAATGCCAAAATTCTAATGATTCACACAGGAGGATTACAGGGAATTCAAGGGATGAATACCATTTTAAAAAGCAAAAATAAAACATTGATTGAAGTGCAATAA
- a CDS encoding DUF5522 domain-containing protein produces MAEQSNENKLIEGEDFYYTPEGYKCFTEKHHLKRGYCCKSGCRHCPYGFDKRTGEIRK; encoded by the coding sequence ATGGCAGAACAAAGTAATGAAAATAAATTAATAGAAGGGGAAGATTTTTATTATACCCCTGAAGGATACAAATGCTTTACTGAAAAACATCATTTGAAAAGAGGCTATTGTTGCAAAAGCGGTTGTCGTCATTGTCCTTATGGATTTGATAAAAGAACAGGAGAAATCAGGAAATAG
- a CDS encoding urocanate hydratase encodes MTFQEQIQQGIPAILPQPKPYETNINHAPKRKEILSDDEKKLAIKNALRYFEPQHHAELIPEFRNELETYGRIYMYRLRPDYKMYARPISEYPGKSEQAKAIMLMIQNNLDYAVAQHPHELITYGGNGAVFSNWAQYLLTMKYLSEMTDEQTLTMYSGHPMGLFPSHKEAPRVVVTNGMVIPNYSQPDDWEKMNALGVSQYGQMTAGSYMYIGPQGIVHGTTITVLNGFRKIKRSPKGGLFVTSGLGGMSGAQPKAGNIAGCITVCAEVNAKITHIRHSQGWINEVVENIDDLVKRVALAKANNETVSIAYLGNIVDVWERFDEENILIDLGSDQTSLHNPWAGGYYPVGISFEEANEMMANNPILFKEKVQETLRRHTTAINKHTAKGTYFFDYGNAFLLEASRAGADIMAENNIDFRYPSYVQDIMGPMCFDFGFGPFRWVCTSGKPEDLAKTDAIACQVLEEMAKTAPIEIQQQMQDNIQWIKGAQENKLVVGSQARILYADAEGRVKIAEAFNQAIAKGEIGLVVLGRDHHDVSGTDSPYRETSNIYDGSRFTADMAIQNVIGDSFRGATWVSIHNGGGVGWGEVINGGFGMVLDGSKEASRRLASMLFWDVNNGISRRSWARNEGAVFAIKRAMEVEPLLKVTLPNLVDDDLLN; translated from the coding sequence ATGACTTTTCAAGAACAAATTCAACAAGGAATTCCTGCTATACTACCACAGCCCAAGCCGTATGAAACCAATATTAATCATGCGCCAAAGCGGAAAGAAATCTTGTCTGACGATGAGAAAAAACTGGCTATTAAAAATGCGTTGCGTTATTTTGAACCGCAACATCACGCCGAATTAATTCCTGAATTCCGAAATGAATTAGAAACATACGGCCGTATTTATATGTACCGCTTGCGTCCTGATTATAAAATGTATGCACGTCCAATCTCTGAATATCCGGGAAAAAGCGAACAAGCCAAAGCCATTATGCTGATGATTCAGAATAATCTGGATTATGCTGTGGCGCAACATCCGCACGAATTGATTACTTACGGCGGAAACGGAGCGGTTTTTTCTAACTGGGCGCAATATTTATTGACGATGAAATACTTGTCGGAAATGACCGATGAGCAGACATTAACCATGTATTCTGGCCATCCGATGGGATTATTTCCTTCTCACAAAGAAGCTCCGAGAGTCGTAGTTACCAACGGAATGGTAATTCCGAATTACTCGCAGCCTGATGATTGGGAAAAAATGAACGCTTTGGGAGTTTCTCAATACGGACAAATGACCGCGGGTAGCTATATGTACATAGGTCCGCAAGGAATTGTACACGGAACGACCATTACAGTTTTGAATGGTTTTAGAAAAATAAAACGTTCTCCAAAAGGAGGATTATTTGTTACTTCGGGACTTGGAGGAATGAGTGGTGCGCAACCCAAAGCGGGAAATATTGCAGGTTGTATTACAGTTTGCGCCGAAGTTAATGCAAAAATCACTCATATTCGTCACAGTCAGGGCTGGATTAATGAAGTCGTTGAAAATATTGATGATTTAGTTAAAAGAGTCGCTTTAGCAAAAGCCAATAACGAAACCGTTTCTATCGCCTACCTCGGAAATATAGTAGATGTTTGGGAACGTTTTGACGAAGAAAATATCCTGATTGATTTGGGCTCTGACCAAACATCACTTCATAATCCGTGGGCGGGAGGTTATTATCCTGTTGGAATTTCATTTGAAGAAGCCAATGAAATGATGGCTAACAATCCAATTTTATTCAAAGAAAAAGTACAGGAAACATTACGTCGACACACGACAGCTATTAATAAACACACAGCAAAGGGAACATATTTCTTTGATTATGGAAATGCCTTTTTACTGGAAGCATCACGTGCTGGAGCTGATATTATGGCGGAAAATAATATTGATTTCAGATACCCTAGCTATGTGCAAGATATTATGGGGCCAATGTGTTTTGATTTTGGTTTTGGGCCTTTCCGTTGGGTTTGTACCTCTGGGAAACCAGAAGATTTAGCCAAGACTGATGCTATTGCATGTCAAGTTTTAGAAGAAATGGCTAAAACAGCTCCAATTGAAATTCAGCAACAAATGCAGGATAATATTCAGTGGATAAAGGGAGCACAAGAAAATAAATTAGTGGTTGGCTCACAAGCTAGAATCCTTTATGCTGATGCCGAAGGTCGTGTAAAAATTGCCGAAGCTTTCAATCAAGCGATTGCTAAAGGCGAGATCGGATTAGTAGTTTTAGGACGTGATCATCATGATGTTTCGGGAACAGATTCACCATACAGGGAAACTTCTAATATTTATGACGGTTCTCGTTTTACAGCTGATATGGCGATTCAAAACGTGATTGGAGACAGTTTCCGTGGGGCTACTTGGGTTTCCATACACAATGGTGGTGGCGTTGGTTGGGGAGAAGTTATTAATGGTGGTTTTGGAATGGTTTTAGACGGTAGCAAGGAAGCTTCAAGACGCTTGGCTTCTATGCTTTTTTGGGATGTAAATAACGGAATTTCAAGACGTAGTTGGGCTCGTAATGAAGGAGCTGTTTTTGCCATCAAAAGAGCAATGGAAGTGGAACCTTTATTGAAAGTTACACTTCCAAATCTTGTAGATGACGATCTATTAAATTAA